Within Candidatus Methylomirabilota bacterium, the genomic segment GAAGTCGAGCTCCTTGAAGCTCCAGTAGCGGAACGTGGACACCATCAAGAGCGCCACGAGGTACGTGCCGACGGCGATCGAGAGCAGGATCGGGCGCGTCGCGGGCGCGCCCTGCAGCAGGAGCACCGCGGCGCAGACGACGCCGGCCGCCGCCGGCGTCGAGAGGCCGACGAAGTACCGGCGGTCCACCGTGCCCGTGTGGATGTTGAAGCGCGCGAGACGGAGCGCGCCGCAGATCACGAAGAGGAAGGCGCCGAACCACGCCGGGCGCGCGAGCGTGGACAGCGCGAAGGAGTAGATCAGGAAGGCCGGCGCGACACAGAACGAGACCACGTCGGCCAGCGAGTCGAACTCCACGCCGAACTGGCTCGTCGCCTTCATGAGGCGCGCCACCCGGCCGTCGAGGAGGTCCATGACCATCGCCGCGAAGATC encodes:
- the pssA gene encoding CDP-diacylglycerol--serine O-phosphatidyltransferase, producing MIRRHGVKGFRRRRWHDLREKRRRGIFLLPSLLTTANLVGGFFALLLTVENRYAEAAFAIFAAMVMDLLDGRVARLMKATSQFGVEFDSLADVVSFCVAPAFLIYSFALSTLARPAWFGAFLFVICGALRLARFNIHTGTVDRRYFVGLSTPAAAGVVCAAVLLLQGAPATRPILLSIAVGTYLVALLMVSTFRYWSFKELDFARRRPIQTLLVVVLGVMIVLTRYELFLFLIFVGYALSGPIRRLLVGRAPAAAPAEQAAKELP